A portion of the Oncorhynchus masou masou isolate Uvic2021 chromosome 11, UVic_Omas_1.1, whole genome shotgun sequence genome contains these proteins:
- the LOC135548264 gene encoding protein PBDC1-like isoform X1, whose translation MASGNGLASLGVEGATAAAQALSLPAEAYGNDPQLEVMWAMKAYNHAEIYFNLISSVNPINLKLTTVDDRIYTSFKASFSDLNIKNLDPDMLKTAEAKEKWRPFCNQFDGVVEDFNYGTLLRLDCVKDYTEENTIFATRIQFFAIEIARNREGFNTPVFQAKKQPS comes from the exons ATGGCGTCGGGAAATGGACTTGCTTCTCTG GGTGTTGAGGGAGCTACAGCAGCCGCACAGGCGCTGTCTCTACCAGCTGAGGCTTATGGGAACGAT CCTCAACTGGAAGTGATGTGGGCAATGAAGGCTTACAATCACGCAGAAATCTACTTCAAT ctgATCTCGTCGGTAAACCCCATTAATCTGAAGTTGACCACGGTGGATGACCGGATCTATACATCCTTCAAAGCATCCTTCTCAGACCTCAACATTAAGAACTTGGACCCAGACATGCTCAAAACGGCAGAGGCCAAAGAG AAGTGGCGTCCATTCTGTAACCAGTTTGATGGAGTGGTGGAGGACTTTAACTACGGGACTCTGCTACGACTTGACTGTGTGAAGGACTACACAGAGGAAAACACCATATTTG CCACCAGGATCCAGTTCTTTGCCATCGAGATCGCTAGGAACAGAGAAGGATTCAACACCCCTGTTTTCCAGGCTAAAAAGCAGCCTTCGTAA
- the LOC135548264 gene encoding protein PBDC1-like isoform X2, giving the protein MASGNGLASLGVEGATAAAQALSLPAEAYGNDLISSVNPINLKLTTVDDRIYTSFKASFSDLNIKNLDPDMLKTAEAKEKWRPFCNQFDGVVEDFNYGTLLRLDCVKDYTEENTIFATRIQFFAIEIARNREGFNTPVFQAKKQPS; this is encoded by the exons ATGGCGTCGGGAAATGGACTTGCTTCTCTG GGTGTTGAGGGAGCTACAGCAGCCGCACAGGCGCTGTCTCTACCAGCTGAGGCTTATGGGAACGAT ctgATCTCGTCGGTAAACCCCATTAATCTGAAGTTGACCACGGTGGATGACCGGATCTATACATCCTTCAAAGCATCCTTCTCAGACCTCAACATTAAGAACTTGGACCCAGACATGCTCAAAACGGCAGAGGCCAAAGAG AAGTGGCGTCCATTCTGTAACCAGTTTGATGGAGTGGTGGAGGACTTTAACTACGGGACTCTGCTACGACTTGACTGTGTGAAGGACTACACAGAGGAAAACACCATATTTG CCACCAGGATCCAGTTCTTTGCCATCGAGATCGCTAGGAACAGAGAAGGATTCAACACCCCTGTTTTCCAGGCTAAAAAGCAGCCTTCGTAA